The Cellulomonas wangleii genome includes a region encoding these proteins:
- a CDS encoding DUF6222 family protein yields the protein MGDRGFRWSDVIAELTRETVARPFHIKEGGLE from the coding sequence ATCGGGGATCGCGGGTTCCGATGGAGCGACGTCATCGCCGAGCTCACACGAGAGACCGTCGCCCGTCCGTTCCACATCAAGGAAGGTGGCCTCGAGTGA